A genomic region of Vampirovibrio chlorellavorus contains the following coding sequences:
- a CDS encoding transglutaminase domain-containing protein, protein MPKPYRPFHASIALSLSLWTGLATPLSVWAETDWYTLKANGQAIGKVGIHSFPAPDNPDNTVTEVSHVNHFSRQGSPFEVNAISRFVESPHTHEAVSFSYRYTLGDEALLEANGQLDEDGIDVRLVRENTASVAQAPIARENFLFPGGEKIKQVYRQHYQDKAGSQFNYQTLHLGVQPQVVNTTVKPLQREKLALATGEVKPVRKFELSNPASKQQKIYEWRDEQGKLYKSQSLGSQSGLEMVYASQREVQAMDRQTVDLIQAATIMSNAIPQPRTTTHALFKLSSIKGETLDLKTLLPNTLYQQVITAPEADFPSDFASIDFSTDPAAVYLRVRQQEPANSLATFPTRFDKRYLQATPYLQVYDPELDQTALRVIGPENRAYYAARKLQQWVYQNIANKDFSVGFATAKETFESKKGDCTEHAVLLTSLLRSAGIPARVAIGLIYLPDEDSDLGKFVFHMWTEAYIGTAQSGDWVALDPTSPEPIPDATHIKLADSALTASEDLLRLTERVSSLMGKIRVDVVQALASAQSVMKVEPKGGVTHLAIEPTDIHRVDIQNLSQQAIQHYRVTPPPKDLSANSAEGLFTRGVEAQAAGKTQQARSYFQQALSKATHPVALFQLGEKLVAVGQYPLAQQAFTQAESKDNALAPLVADWMDTVMPRENLSAAVAESLEQALAGAYQIPQPATCQQIEAFTRQQAASSSAVLYKALGQSCSGPKAMDALRRALALNPQDFQSAELLGDLSLQNQKPDEALKAYQQALNTLSGRAFARSKPWVSTLRGKLWMASAQSRLAKNRRDATGWLLMGKGLMQAQTMSEARQAFQNALTLQPGNTEAILSAYEAALTQLDWDYLDKHFGPIRSLAENNATANRLKAHYLMRKRQYGPALSAAQRAVTLDSHNSQQGRAHHVLYEVYARLADQALWQKPPLSLEKSKSYWQKAEGALKSGIRVTASETGRTALSLALGDYYLNNNQATEALSLAEGVLQSDPLNGKARWIKAQALFLSGNNALARNEARTVLLILPNDPNALATLGQVAEEEGRDAQALDYYQKAYAADSGHYRAATGLRRLMEQLQVNGKKPPALMKLTPDEHDYLVQLFRLKGKISRALILDDEPSLRPLKESSPFNLTLVNSIRDHIQRQGANFQEIGKVYQQIAQLPTPPRFNQLRYHELESQRILLHLINEGLSDNGLFSEATLKKVMTARSQRMAHMAQLDLAQRQALQSIYEHIPQGEFEGVTAEAGWNPLTETLERFKGLQAVSQPLGKPQGKLEKTAQDTKNPNAARKSILPAVLSNP, encoded by the coding sequence ATGCCCAAGCCCTATCGCCCTTTTCATGCGAGCATTGCCCTGTCCCTGAGCCTATGGACGGGTTTGGCCACGCCTTTGTCGGTTTGGGCAGAAACCGACTGGTACACGTTAAAAGCCAACGGGCAAGCCATTGGCAAAGTGGGCATTCACAGTTTTCCGGCCCCGGATAATCCGGACAACACGGTGACCGAAGTCAGTCACGTCAACCATTTCAGCAGGCAGGGCAGCCCTTTTGAGGTCAACGCAATCAGCCGGTTCGTGGAAAGCCCGCACACGCACGAGGCGGTCAGCTTCAGCTACCGGTACACGTTGGGCGATGAGGCCCTATTGGAGGCCAACGGCCAGCTGGATGAGGACGGCATTGATGTGCGACTGGTGCGAGAAAACACAGCCAGTGTAGCTCAGGCTCCCATCGCCCGAGAAAATTTTCTGTTCCCCGGCGGGGAAAAAATCAAGCAGGTGTACCGCCAGCACTATCAGGACAAGGCGGGTAGCCAGTTCAACTACCAAACCCTGCATCTGGGCGTGCAGCCGCAAGTGGTCAATACCACGGTCAAGCCCCTGCAACGGGAAAAGCTGGCCTTGGCCACCGGAGAAGTGAAACCGGTCCGCAAGTTTGAACTCAGCAATCCGGCCAGTAAACAACAAAAAATCTACGAATGGCGGGATGAGCAGGGCAAACTGTACAAATCGCAATCGCTGGGCAGCCAGTCCGGCCTGGAAATGGTCTATGCCTCCCAGCGGGAAGTGCAGGCCATGGATCGGCAGACGGTGGATCTGATACAAGCCGCCACCATTATGAGCAATGCCATTCCCCAGCCTCGTACCACCACCCATGCCCTGTTCAAACTGAGTTCAATCAAGGGAGAGACTCTGGACCTGAAGACGCTGCTGCCCAACACCCTGTACCAGCAGGTCATCACGGCTCCCGAAGCCGATTTCCCCTCTGATTTCGCTTCCATAGACTTTTCCACGGATCCCGCTGCCGTGTATTTGCGGGTTCGCCAGCAAGAACCGGCCAATTCTCTGGCCACCTTTCCCACCCGCTTTGACAAACGATACCTGCAAGCCACCCCTTACCTGCAGGTGTATGACCCCGAACTGGATCAAACCGCTTTGCGGGTCATTGGCCCGGAAAATCGGGCGTATTACGCCGCCCGAAAGCTACAGCAATGGGTGTACCAGAACATTGCCAACAAGGACTTCAGCGTGGGCTTTGCCACGGCCAAAGAGACCTTTGAGAGCAAAAAAGGCGATTGCACCGAGCATGCGGTGTTGCTGACCTCCCTGCTGCGCTCAGCCGGAATTCCCGCCCGGGTGGCCATTGGCCTGATTTATCTGCCGGACGAGGATTCGGATCTGGGGAAATTTGTATTTCACATGTGGACGGAAGCCTACATTGGCACCGCCCAAAGCGGGGACTGGGTGGCTCTGGACCCCACCAGCCCGGAACCGATCCCCGATGCCACCCACATCAAACTGGCCGACAGCGCCCTCACGGCCTCGGAAGATTTACTGCGCCTGACCGAGCGGGTCAGCAGCCTGATGGGTAAAATCCGGGTGGATGTGGTACAGGCCCTTGCCTCGGCCCAAAGCGTGATGAAAGTGGAGCCCAAGGGGGGGGTAACCCATCTGGCCATTGAGCCCACCGACATCCATCGGGTGGATATTCAGAACCTGTCTCAACAAGCCATCCAGCATTACCGGGTCACCCCGCCCCCCAAAGATCTCTCCGCCAATAGCGCCGAAGGCCTTTTTACCCGTGGGGTGGAAGCACAGGCCGCCGGGAAAACCCAGCAGGCCCGTTCCTATTTTCAGCAAGCCTTGTCCAAGGCAACCCACCCGGTGGCCCTGTTCCAGCTGGGGGAAAAACTGGTGGCGGTAGGTCAATACCCACTGGCCCAACAGGCCTTTACCCAGGCTGAAAGCAAGGATAACGCACTGGCCCCCTTGGTGGCGGACTGGATGGATACGGTTATGCCTCGGGAGAACCTGTCCGCCGCTGTGGCCGAAAGTCTGGAACAGGCCCTGGCCGGGGCTTACCAGATCCCTCAGCCCGCCACTTGCCAACAGATAGAGGCCTTTACCCGACAGCAGGCAGCATCTTCTTCTGCGGTATTGTACAAAGCACTGGGGCAAAGCTGTTCCGGCCCCAAGGCCATGGATGCCCTCCGTCGGGCCCTAGCTCTGAACCCGCAGGACTTCCAGAGCGCCGAGCTACTGGGCGATTTGTCCCTACAGAACCAAAAGCCGGATGAAGCCCTAAAAGCCTATCAACAGGCCCTGAACACCCTCTCCGGCAGGGCCTTTGCCCGCAGTAAGCCCTGGGTCAGTACATTGCGGGGCAAGTTATGGATGGCCAGCGCGCAGAGCCGATTGGCTAAAAACCGACGGGACGCCACCGGCTGGCTGCTGATGGGCAAGGGGCTCATGCAGGCTCAAACCATGAGCGAAGCCCGTCAGGCCTTCCAAAATGCCCTGACCCTTCAGCCGGGGAACACTGAAGCGATACTATCGGCCTATGAAGCCGCCTTAACCCAGCTGGACTGGGACTATCTGGACAAACACTTCGGGCCGATCAGGTCGCTGGCCGAAAATAATGCCACGGCCAATCGCCTAAAAGCCCACTACCTTATGCGGAAGCGTCAGTATGGCCCGGCCCTGAGCGCCGCCCAGCGCGCTGTGACTCTGGATTCCCACAATTCACAGCAGGGGCGTGCCCATCACGTGCTGTATGAGGTTTACGCCCGTCTGGCCGATCAGGCCTTGTGGCAAAAGCCACCCCTCAGCCTTGAAAAGTCCAAATCGTACTGGCAAAAAGCGGAAGGCGCCCTGAAAAGCGGCATTCGGGTGACCGCCAGTGAGACCGGGCGAACGGCGCTGAGTCTGGCACTGGGGGACTATTACCTGAATAACAATCAGGCCACGGAAGCCTTGAGTCTGGCAGAAGGGGTGCTGCAAAGCGATCCGCTGAATGGAAAAGCCCGCTGGATCAAAGCTCAGGCCCTGTTCCTGTCCGGGAATAACGCCTTGGCCCGAAACGAGGCCCGAACGGTCCTGCTGATTTTGCCCAACGACCCGAATGCCCTGGCCACACTGGGCCAAGTGGCCGAAGAGGAAGGCCGGGACGCCCAGGCGCTGGATTACTATCAAAAAGCCTACGCCGCTGACTCGGGCCATTACAGGGCCGCCACTGGCTTGCGCCGGTTGATGGAGCAACTGCAGGTCAACGGAAAAAAACCGCCCGCATTAATGAAGCTCACCCCGGATGAACATGATTATCTGGTGCAACTCTTCAGACTGAAGGGAAAAATTTCACGCGCCCTGATACTGGACGATGAACCCAGCCTGAGGCCCTTGAAAGAAAGCTCGCCGTTTAACCTGACGCTGGTAAACAGTATCCGGGATCATATTCAGCGGCAAGGGGCTAACTTTCAGGAGATTGGCAAGGTCTACCAACAAATCGCCCAGCTACCGACCCCGCCCCGCTTCAACCAGCTACGCTACCACGAGCTGGAAAGTCAGCGGATTCTCTTACACCTCATCAACGAGGGGCTGAGTGACAACGGTCTGTTTTCCGAGGCAACCCTGAAAAAAGTCATGACGGCCCGCAGTCAGCGAATGGCGCACATGGCCCAACTGGATCTGGCCCAGCGGCAGGCCCTTCAGAGTATCTATGAACACATTCCGCAGGGGGAGTTTGAAGGGGTAACCGCAGAGGCTGGCTGGAACCCACTGACGGAAACGCTGGAGCGCTTCAAAGGCCTGCAGGCGGTCTCCCAACCGTTGGGTAAGCCCCAGGGTAAACTGGAAAAGACAGCTCAAGACACAAAGAACCCCAACGCCGCCCGAAAATCCATTCTCCCCGCGGTCTTATCCAACCCCTAG